Sequence from the Malaciobacter pacificus genome:
CTTACAAATTCTCTTACAGTTGAGAAGATAAAAAATGGCATTGCCGTACATAGAAATCCAATACTTAATTCAATTTGTAAAAATCTTTTGCCATATACAGGCTATGGAAGTGGTATCAAAAGAGCAGTAGAACTTGATCCAACAATAGAGCTAATCAATGATTTGGAGATGGAACAATTTAAATGTATCATCAAAAGAGATGAAAAGTTGGGTGATAACGATAAAACTAGGGTAAAAACTAGGGTAAAAACTAGGGTAAAAATATTAGAATTGATAGAAAAAAATCCAACCATAACAAATCAAGAGATAGCAGATACCTTAGACATTACTGTAAAAGGTGTGGAGTGGCAAATAAAAAAATTAAAAGATGAAAATATAATTACAAGAATTGGTTCAACTAGATCTGGAAGTTGGAAGATTATTTCATGAGATTAAATAGAAAATATATTTAAAGGTTATAAATGGATAAACTTATACGAAACTCAACAGCAGAATTTTTGATATTTACTTCCCAAAGTGGTGAAAATAGTATCGAAGTGAAAGTTTTTGATGAATCTGTTTGGCTTACTCAAGCTATGATTGCAGAGCTTTTTGAAGTGCAACGACCAGCCATAACTAAACACTTGAAAAATATATTTGAAAGCAATGAATTAGATGAAGAAAGAGTATGTTCCATTTTGGAACACACTGCAAATGATGGCAAAACTTACAATACAAAATACTATAACCTTGATGCAATCATCTCTGTGGGATACAGGGTAAACTCAAAAAAAGCTACACAGTTTCGACAATGGGCTACAAGTGTACTAAAAGAGTTTGCCATTAAAGGATTTGTGCTAGATAAAAAACGACTTGAAAACGGCTCATTTTTAGGGAAAAACTATTTTGATAAACTCTTAGAAGAGATAAGAGAGATTCGTCTAAGCGAGCGGATGTTTTATCAAAAGATAACCGATATTTATGCCACAAGTGTCGATTATAACAAAGAAGATGAGACAACTAAAAAGTTTTTTGCAAAAGTTCAGAACAAACTTCACTTTGCTATACATGGACACACAGCAGCAGAGCTTATTTATAATCGTGCAGATAGTCAAAAAGAACATATGGGACTAACAACTTGGGATAATGCTCCAGATGGAAAAATACTGCGAACAGATGTAACTATCGCTAAAAATTATCTATCAAAAGATGAACTTGACTCACTTGGAAGAATCGTGAATGCCTTTTTAGACCTTGCAGAAAGTAGAGCTAAAAGAAACATCCCTATGACTATGGAAGATTGGGCAAAACGACTTGATGCATTTTTAGAGTTTGATGATAGAGAGATATTGCAAGACAATGGTAAAATCACTAAAAAAATAGCAGATGAAAAAGCTTTTAGTGAATTTGAAAAATATCGAATAGTACAAGATAGACTTTTTATGAGTGATTTTGATAAATTACTTTTGAATATAAAAAATGATGAGGATTGAATAAATTTCATCTATTTGTTGAAGAAATACAAATCTTAATCAGTCACCGGCGGTACAACCGTCGGAAGCCGTCGGAACCAAAAAAACACTAATAGTTTTTTAGACAAATGAGTGATATTTTAGACGAAGAGCAAAAGAAAAATAAGGTAAAAAACAACCTTCAATCATTGAGAAAAAGCAGTAAAATAGAGCCTTATAGGCGAATTTGGCATTTGTCTAAAACAAAAAAAGTTTAGACGAAGTTAGACAAATTTTTAGACGAAGCTAGACGAAAAGAGTAAAATAAAGAAAAAGTGAATTCAAGAATGCCATTTTCAGATATTAAATCAAAAACTATTTACAAGAACTTAAGAAAGATGGCTTAATAGTAAATAGTGGAAAATATTGGGAAATGGCTAAAAATTAGGATAAAAAAATATTTTAGCCATTTTTTTAGCCGTTTTTATCCCTAAACTACTGGCTGATAAGGACTAAAAACTAGTGTTTTTGGGATATTTGAGCATAAAATGGAATAAATAAAAATAGCTAAACAAAAAAACTTAGCCATTTTTTTATACCACTGTCGGAACCAAAAAAATATTAATAGTGTATTTTAGACAAAAAAATAATAAAATAAAAAGAAGATTACAGTGATGAGGGACTATGTTGGGACTAAGTAAGGATCAAGTTCATAAGTTACAGCAAAGAATATACAAAAGTTAGTTGCTAATTTTATTTCTCAGCCCTCAAGAACTAGCAGAGTCGCTCCCGTCTTAGGGCTTGATATTCAAGAGAAATTTTACCAAAATTTCTCTTGAATATCAAACCATTTGCACTCCAAAATCCTCTGGCTTGATATGAAAATGTGATGCTATTTTTTGATACATCAGTTCATTTACTTCACTTAAAATCCCTTCGCTTTGCTCATCGATGAAGTTATTTTTGATATCATAAGCAAATAGCAGTTTGTTTTCTTCATCCAATTTTATGGCTGTTAAATATTCTTTAACAATAAGCATTTTTGTTTCCTTTTTTTGAATATATTTTACAAAAATATGAGTTTTTGTCAAGATTTAACCACCTAAATAATGCTCTGTAATACTTGCACGATTATGCTTCATCTCATAACTAACTTCTTGAAGTGACTGGGCATAAGAGTAACCAGCTTTTGCATATTCAAGCATTCTTCTTTTTGCAAAATTCCATCTCAAGCCGTGGCTAGCTTCTGATGTTTCATCTGATAAAAGTGCTGATTGTTTGATATCTTCATAATAAGCTTGGCGATTGATTTTGAAAGTTTTATACTTTTCAAAGTGAGCTACAAGTTCATTATAAGTATCAAGTGATACTAAAACTTCTCCCTCTTTGCCACCTTTCTCTTTAGTAAAAATTATTCCTTTTTGAGTATTTGTAATAGTATCTATTTGAGTTCCAAGAAGTTGTTCAGGCTTAATAAGTGCCACACCTTCAATTCTAGCACCTCCTTCATATTGAATAGAAGCAGCTAATTTATGAAGTGAATTTTGAAGATTTGATATTAAAACTTTTGGATTATTGTAAGCTCTATTGTGATAGTTGTTAGCAACATATTTTAAATCTCGTGCTTCATCTAAAGGAGTTTGACGGATTGAAAAATCATAATTTCTATCTTCATTATAAATATTTTTTGCAAAGAGTTTTAGAGCAATTTCAAGTTTTCCAAGTGCAGCACTTATCTTTTCGAGATATTGTTTTGAAGGATAGTATTCTATTTTATAATCCATATAGGCTTGGATATGTTGAGATTCTATTTTTTCAAAATCTTTTATACCCCAATGCTCTTTTAAATAGTTAAAAAAGTTGTTCCAAATACTTCTATAACTCTCCATAGTTTTATAGCTTGCTACTTTTTGAAAATGCTCATGGTTTGGATTGATTCTATCCTCTTTTTTAGCTCTAGCTTCAAAGATTTGTTTAGCTAGTTGTGAACTTTGATAGTAAACACTTCCTCTCAAAAAAGTATCCTTTGTAGTTTGGTTTTTGATAGTTTCAGCCTCTATCATAGGCAAAAAATTGTTTAGTCAATCTACATTTATTTTTCGATTTTTGCATCTAAATCGCTAACATTTCGTACAATACCAGTTAGAAGTAAAAACTTATAATATATTTTAAAACTTGTACTAGCAGGTCAAAGCTTGCTACTCTTCTTTGATTGTTGGTAGTACAAAAAATTTCTAAATCAAAGGAAATCAAAATCTTTTGACGCTCTTTTGTTTGAGATGGGATGATTCATTCGTAAATGTATCTGAGCTCCACCTATAAGGTAATTTGTCTTTTGAAATAAAAAAACTAAAGTGATTTTAACATGAAAAATTGTTTGATATTTTCATACCCAAAAAAGAGGTAGTGACAAATATTTTTTTCAGTTTCCTTTTTTTGGATAATCAAACACAAAAGTGCTTTTACAATGGTATTTTGTGATGGTTTTAAAAATATGGTTAAAAAACAGAAAAATAAACAGATTCTAAACAGGTATATAAACACCTGTTTAGATTGATTGAAGAAGTTTTTGTGGTAATTCTTTTCTTACTTCAAGTGCTTTTGAAACTTCACTGTCATTATATGGTAAAGTTTCAACTACTGAAAAAGCATCATATAATGCCTCTTGAATGAAATAGACTTTCTCTTTTTCTGTTTCAACCATATGAACTATATTTTTTATGGCTAGAGCTTCTTTATAATCTTTTAACATTTTATCAATGATGTTTTGTGGTACATCTTTTGATAAATAATGTACTGATTGCTTTAATGCTACTATAAATATTGATATTAAAAGATTTTGTGCATCTTTTTTATTGAATCTTGTTATATCATCCATACAGTAAGATATCATATGTTTGATAATATCTTTAGTGCTATAGACCTGATAAGACTTTGAGGTTTGCACTTTGTTATATTTATCTCTTACATTCATGGTGATAACTTTTGAGTATGGATCGATAATCATAAAATCATTATCATTAATAAGCAGCAAAAATTCATAAAATTTACTATGAAAAGGTTCATTTATCCAAAGATTATCATGAACTACTAGCTTATATATTGAATTAAATTCATGTAAACCTTGAAAATTAGGGTTATAGAGTGAATATCTTACTTTATGAGTATTTAACTCATAAAGTAGATCCTCTTCAAGGGCTTCTTGAATAGCTATTTGTAGAAGGCTTGGTTTTTGTGCTTCTTCTTTTTCTTTTGCAACTTCTTCTTGATAAAGCTTATATATTTTATACAAGTAATAAAATAAAAAGATAGTACCAACTATGATAAGAGTATTGCTAAAGAGCTTCATTGAAATTACCTTAGCAATAATTGATTGTCATGAAGGATTTTAGCAAGAAGTTGCGGTGTAAAGCGAAACTCCTTTTCAAGTACAGTGGCGATCGAATAGCCCAAAAAAGCTAAATTATAAATTTTATACATCGCTTTTGCTTCAGATCGTGAGATAAAAATATTTTCATCACCGTTGTGTTTTAGTTTTAAATTTTTTGTACTTTGATATTCAGTTACATCAAGGTATTTGTTTTGATTATTGCCAATATCAAAGAGGTTTAACTCTTCCATGAAATGAACTGTATCACTAAATGTTGAAGTTAGTATTTGATTACCTACCAAAACTAATTCATTTCTAATAAACTTTTTCTTTGCACTGTTGTCTTCTTCAAATACATGAAGAAGATATATCTCTTTATCATGATTAAGTGCTACAGGTATGATTTTAAGTTCAACCCCAAAATCATCTCTAAGTGTAAATATTTGATCGTATGCCATTTAAATTATCCTTTGTTTATATTTTATTTTCTAGCTCATTCCAAAGTTCATAAATCGTGGAATAAGAAACCTCAAGCTTATGATATTTGGCAAAGTAAGTTGCAATATCTCTAAAGCTCATGTTTTGTTCTAACTTTAAAGTTCTTACTATCGCCCAATATCCAAGCACCTTTTGTCGTTTTATTTTGGCTTTATTATTTTTGCCTCGAAGTTTTATTGCATTGAGATTGATTTCATCAAGCTCTTTTGCAACTGTATCTATTGCTAAAACAAGTGATGATAGAGTCAAAATTGTATTATCTACATCACTATAAGCACTTTTTAGTTTGTGAAACAGTTGCTTTTGAAGCTGCAATATTTGTAACTTCATTTTTAAATCAACCCTTGCAAAAAGTCGCAAGTTTTGATTTTGTATCTCAATTGAAAATTTTGTGATGGTTTCTATGCTTTTTTCATCATTTGAACTCATCTTTGTCCTCTTATGATTTGCACATTAAGTGAATTTGCCATCTTTTGATACAGTTTGCTTGCATGCACTTTTGAAAGTACAATATCACTTGCTTCATCTTTTAAAAGCATTAGTCCATTTTTATTGATAAATGAATATGTGATATTTTCAAACACAACTTTTAGATTTGGATATTCCATTGCATTTGATTTTAAAACATTGACGAACTCATAATAGGCTTTTTTTCTTCCCTTTTTTTGAGTATTTTTTTTATTACTCTCTTTAGTTTGGTTAGAGTGAGTATTAGTAGTCAATGGTTTTCCGCTATCGTTTTTACCGACATCAGTTTTTCCAATCTCGGTAAAATCTTTTAAATCTTCACTACTTAATTTCTCATCACTAAACATCCAAAGCTTATTTGAAAATCTTCCTTTGTCTCTTAGCTGTTTTCTAAAAAGATAACCGCTTACTTCAAGCTCTTTGAGTGCATTTGATATTGCTGTTTTTCCATCACTTGCATAATCTTGAAGTTTTTCTTCATAAAAATGCCAATCTTGTGGAAAATGAACCAATATCAAGCACATACCTTTAGCTTTTAAACTTATGGTGTTATCTTTAGCAATAATATTACTCACCATTGTGAAGTTTTTCTTTTTTTGTTGAAGATTAACTTTCATAATCTCATTCCTTGCTCCTTTTTTTCTTTATAAGCTTATAAATTTTTTTCCATGGATGTGGAATTTTATAATGAAAAAACGGTTTTGTGATTATCTGTGTCAAATAATCACAAAATGAATTTTTTTAACTATGATTTCAAAAAAGAAAATTATGGAGATAAAAAAATGGAAGAACTAATACCAAAAAGAATATCATTTTCACTCAAAGAGTTAGAAAGTTTAGGATTTATGAAAGTTTCAACTGCAAAGAAGCTTATTAAAGAAAATAAACTAAAATCTTTTAAAGTTGGAGTGAAGCATTTTATTTTAAGAGAAGAGGTTCTTAGATATATTGATGAAAATAGTTGTGTGTCGCTTTGATTGTTTAGAACTTCGTAAAATAGGGATTTTGTAATGAATAAAAAAGTGGTAGCCCCGGCCGGAATCGAACCGGCACTCCATTGGAATATGATTTTGAATCACACGCGTCTACCAATTCCGCCACGGAGCCATTTTTGTTGTTTTAACAGTAAATTTTATATAAGTTGTGTACCTTTTTTATGTACCCAACATCTAAAAAAACCTTTATTTAGGGCTTTTAAACCACTTGCACGATAGATTTTGAATCGCACGCGTCTACCAGTTCCGCCATGGAGGCAATTATTAATTTATGATATAAAAAAAGGCCTATCTATAAAGATAGACCTAATAAAGTTTCTCAATAAAGAAAAAATTACTTAGCTACAGCTTCTTTTAAAGCTTTACCAACTTTGAATTTTGCAACAGTAGTAGCAGGTACTTCAACAGTTTTGTCTGTTCCTGGAACTTTAGCAGTTCTTGCAGCTCTATCAGCAGTAGTAAATGTACCAAATCCGATAAAACTTACAGATTCTTTTTTTACTAAAGTCTCAGTAATTGTATCTAATACAGCGTCAACTGCACCTTTTGCATCTTTTTTAGATAAACCAGCTTTAGCTGCTACTGCATCAATAAATTCCGCTTTGTTCATTAAGAACTCCTTATTTAAAATTAAAATTTATAAACTTTATAGTATTTAACCTTTAGAATAGCTAAAACTAGGGGGTTTGCGCTAAAAAATAATAAAAAATATAATAAAAATTATAACTTTTTAATCAAATGAAGCTTTTATACTTAAAAGTCTGCAAGAATTCTCTAAAATAGCTATTTTTTTGACTAGTTGATGAACGTCTCTATCATAGACATAGGTACCAACACCTTTTACTATCATAACATTATTTGATGACTCTTTTAAATACTTTGTAACTTCTAAAGCATTTCTTTGATACCAAGTGGAAAAATCTCCAGGATCATATACTTTTAAGTTCCCAAATGTTGTTTTTCCAAAGAAATCTTCAAATTGAATATTGTCATGTTCAAAAGTGTAGGCAGTAGTATAAATTGGCATTCCAAACGCAATATATTTTGCTTCATGAATATTTGAATAAATCGTTTGATGAATATGAGATTCAATACTTGCCATATTCCATCTATAATCTTTTTTATTCATATTAAGTGTACAAAAAGATTTCTCAGTCATCTCATCAAAAATTGCATCTGAAGTATTAATTAAAAAGTGATTTTGATCTAACTTTGAAGAGATTGCTCCATGGTAAATACCAAAGAAGTTTTTTCTAAACATAGTAAGAGAAAGTTTTGTTAATAAATCAACGGTAGCTTTATCAATCATTTTAAAAGCCTTAAATCTTATTTTTGGTATTATATATTAATTTTTATAAGGACTATTTTAATGCACATACCTCATATACCAGTATTATATCAAGAAACAATTGATGCTTTTAAAGATATAAATGGCGGTTATATCATTGATTGTACTACAGGTTTTGGTGGACACAGTAATGGAATATTAGAACAAAATCAAAATATAAATTTAATTTGTAATGACCAAGATGATGAAGCTTTGGCTTTTTCAAAAAATAGATTAGAAAAATACTCTTCAAGGGTAACTTTCAATAAAGGAAACTTTGAAACAGTAATTGATACTTTTAAAGATTATGATATAAAAGGTGTTTTAGCTGATATTGGAGTATCTTCACTTCAACTTGACAAATTAGAGAGAGGTTTTGGTTTTGAAAGTGAAGTTTTAGATATGAGAATGAATCAAGATAATCCTTTGGATGCTTCTGTTGTAGTTAATACTTATTCTCAAACAGATTTAGAAAGAGTTTTTAAAGAGTATGGAGAAGTTAGAGAGTATAAAAAACTAGCTTCACTTATCGTAAATAATAGACCATTTTCATCTGCAAAAGAGTTGTCCTCTTTTATTGCAAGTAAAATGTCAAAAGGAAAAATTCATCCAGCTACTCTTCCTTTTCAAGGAATAAGAATAGAAGTAAATGATGAATTAGGTGTTTTAACTAGATTATTTGACTCATTAGAAAAAGCAAAATTAAAAGATTGTACGGTTGCTATTATCTCTTTTCATTCTTTAGAAGATAGAATTGTAAAAAACTATTTTAAAAAATGGACAAAATCATGTATTTGTCCAAAAGAAGTTTTTAGATGTGAATGTGGAAACAATCACGCTTTAGGAAAAATAATTACAAAAAAACCAATAATTCCAACAAAAGAAGAGATAAAACAAAACCCAAGAAGTAGAAGCTCAAAATTAAGGATATTTAAATTTGACTAGTATTGGACCTAAAACTGCATTATTACTTGTCTTAACTATTTTAATATTTGCTTTAGTTTTATTTATACCAAAAATTTATCTAAGAAATAATATCTATTATGTAAGCAAAGATATTAATAAACTATATGCGCACTATATCTCTTTACAAGAAGAGAATAAGTTTTTAGCCCAACAATTAGAAGATATGAAATTTAAAAATCAA
This genomic interval carries:
- a CDS encoding virulence RhuM family protein is translated as MDKLIRNSTAEFLIFTSQSGENSIEVKVFDESVWLTQAMIAELFEVQRPAITKHLKNIFESNELDEERVCSILEHTANDGKTYNTKYYNLDAIISVGYRVNSKKATQFRQWATSVLKEFAIKGFVLDKKRLENGSFLGKNYFDKLLEEIREIRLSERMFYQKITDIYATSVDYNKEDETTKKFFAKVQNKLHFAIHGHTAAELIYNRADSQKEHMGLTTWDNAPDGKILRTDVTIAKNYLSKDELDSLGRIVNAFLDLAESRAKRNIPMTMEDWAKRLDAFLEFDDREILQDNGKITKKIADEKAFSEFEKYRIVQDRLFMSDFDKLLLNIKNDED
- a CDS encoding helix-turn-helix domain-containing protein, with amino-acid sequence MEELIPKRISFSLKELESLGFMKVSTAKKLIKENKLKSFKVGVKHFILREEVLRYIDENSCVSL
- a CDS encoding HU family DNA-binding protein → MNKAEFIDAVAAKAGLSKKDAKGAVDAVLDTITETLVKKESVSFIGFGTFTTADRAARTAKVPGTDKTVEVPATTVAKFKVGKALKEAVAK
- a CDS encoding class II aldolase and adducin N-terminal domain-containing protein, whose amino-acid sequence is MIDKATVDLLTKLSLTMFRKNFFGIYHGAISSKLDQNHFLINTSDAIFDEMTEKSFCTLNMNKKDYRWNMASIESHIHQTIYSNIHEAKYIAFGMPIYTTAYTFEHDNIQFEDFFGKTTFGNLKVYDPGDFSTWYQRNALEVTKYLKESSNNVMIVKGVGTYVYDRDVHQLVKKIAILENSCRLLSIKASFD
- the rsmH gene encoding 16S rRNA (cytosine(1402)-N(4))-methyltransferase RsmH; translated protein: MHIPHIPVLYQETIDAFKDINGGYIIDCTTGFGGHSNGILEQNQNINLICNDQDDEALAFSKNRLEKYSSRVTFNKGNFETVIDTFKDYDIKGVLADIGVSSLQLDKLERGFGFESEVLDMRMNQDNPLDASVVVNTYSQTDLERVFKEYGEVREYKKLASLIVNNRPFSSAKELSSFIASKMSKGKIHPATLPFQGIRIEVNDELGVLTRLFDSLEKAKLKDCTVAIISFHSLEDRIVKNYFKKWTKSCICPKEVFRCECGNNHALGKIITKKPIIPTKEEIKQNPRSRSSKLRIFKFD